The Mustela erminea isolate mMusErm1 chromosome 18, mMusErm1.Pri, whole genome shotgun sequence genome has a window encoding:
- the KIAA0100 gene encoding protein KIAA0100 homolog isoform X11: MKSLQDDSKNENLLDLNQKLQLQLNQEKASLQLESEELNILIRCFKDFQLQQANKMELRKQQEDVSVVRRTEFYFAQARWRLTEEDGQLGIAELELQRFLYSKVNKSDDTAEHLLELGWFTMNNLLPNAIYKVVLRPQSSCQSGRQLALRLFSKVRPPVGGISVKEHFEVNVVPLTIQLTHQFFHRIMGFFFPGRSVEDDEVGDEEDKSKLVTTGIPVVKPRQLIATDDAAPLGAGKGVAQGLNRSSGVRRSFRKVPEHPVDDIDKMKERAAMNNSFIYIKIPQVPLCVSYKGEKNSVDWGDLNLVLPCLEYHNNTWTWLDFAMAVKRDSRKALVAQQGDSIRGPWVRGWKSLWSGVGTTRSGVEELWGLRGHQYLHQESLEPARLLTEKPLSEWPVPQFVNLFLPEFPIRPLRGHHQLKILGLVAKGSFGTVLKVLDCGQKAVFAVKVVPKVKVLQRDILRQCKEEVSIQRQINHPFVHCLGDSWQGKRHLFIMCSYCSTDLYSLWSSVGCFAEASIRLFAAELVLVLCYLHDLGIIHRDVKMENILLDERGHLKLTDFGLSRRLPQGTQAYTICGTLQYMAPEVLSGGPYNHAADWWSLGVLLFSLATGKFPVAAERDHVAMLASVTHYGSEIPASLNQGLSLLLHELLCQNPLQRLRYLHHFQVHPFFRGVAFDPELLQKQPANFVMKAQATQPSPSESMIFKDFDCNLESYLVYPSLA; encoded by the exons ATGAAG TCTTTGCAGGATGACAGCAAGAATGAGAACCTgcttgacctgaaccaaaagcttCAGTTACAGCTAAACCAGGAGAAGGCCAGTCTACAGCTGGAAAGCGAAGAACTTAATATCCTCATCAG GTGTTTTAAGGACTTCCAGTTGCAACAGGCCAATAAGATGGAGTTGCGAAAGCAACAAGAAGATGTGAGTGTTGTCCGTCGCACTGAGTTCTACTTTGCTCAGGCACGATGGCGCTTGACAGAGGAAGACGGACAGCTAGGAATTGCTGAACTGGAGCTGCAGCGGTTCCTCTACAGCAAG GTGAATAAGTCTGATGACACAGCAGAACATCTTCTGGAGTTGGGCTGGTTCACTATGAACAACCTCCTCCCCAATGCGATCTATAAG GTAGTCCTGCGGCCCCAGAGCTCCTGCCAGTCTGGGCGACAGCTGGCCCTTCGCCTCTTCAGCAAAGTCCGGCCCCCTGTTGGGGGTATTTCTGTTAAGGAACATTTTGAG GTAAATGTGGTGCCTCTCACCATCCAGCTGACACACCAGTTCTTCCATAGAATAATGGGCTTTTTCTTTCCTGGCCGAAGTGTGGAAGATGATGAGGTTGGAGATGAAGAAGATAAGTCCAAACTGGTGACTACTG GGATACCAGTGGTGAAGCCTCGGCAGCTGATTGCAACAGATGATGCGGCACCACTGGGCGCTGGGAAGGGTGTGGCACAAGGCTTAAATCGGAGTTCTGGCGTCAGGAGGTCATTTCGGAAAGTACCTGAG CACCCTGTGGATGATATTGACAAGATGAAAGAGCGAGCTGCCATGAACAACTCGTTCATCTACATAAAGATTCCACAGGTTCCTCTGTGCGTCAGCTAcaag GGTGAGAAGAACAGTGTGGATTGGGGTGACCTTAACCTGGTGCTGCCCTGTCTGGAGTACCACAACAACACCTGGACATGGCTTGACTTTGCCATGGCTGTCAAGCGGGACAGCCGCAAAGCCCTGGTTGCCCAG CAGGGTGACAGCATCCGGGGTCCCTGGGTCCGAGGCTGGAAGAGCCTCTGGTCAGGTGTGGGGACTACCAGGTCAGGTGTGGAAGAGCTGTGGGGACTACGGGGGCATCAATACCTACACCAGGAGTCCTTGGAACCGGCCCGGTTGCTAACAGAGAAGCCTCTGTCTGAGTGGCCAGTACCTCAGTTCGTCAACCTTTTTCTGCCGGAATTTCCCATTAGGCCCCTCAGGGGGCATCACCAGCTGAAG ATTTTAGGCCTTGTGGCTAAAGGCTCCTTCGGAACAGTCCTCAAGGTGCTAGACTGTGGCCAGAAAGCAGTATTTGCAGTGAAG GTGGTGCCCAAGGTAAAGGTCCTACAGAGGGACATCCTGAGGCAGTGCAAAGAGGAGGTTAGTATCCAG CGACAGATCAACCATCCTTTTGTACACTGTTTGGGGGACAGCTGGCAGGGAAAACGGCACCTCTTCATTA TGTGCAGCTACTGCAGTACAGATCTGTActccctgtggtcctctgttgGCTGCTTTGCTGAGGCTTCCATCCGCCTCTTTGCTGCTGAACTGGTTCTGGTGCTGT GCTATCTCCATGATTTGGGCATCATCCATCGGGATGTGAAG ATGGAGAATATCCTTCTGGATGAACGAG GCCATCTGAAACTGACAGACTTTGGTCTGTCCCGCCGCCTGCCCCAGGGAACCCAAGCCTATACTATCTGTGGCACTCTTCAGTACATGG CACCAGAGGTCCTGAGTGGAGGGCCTTACAACCACGCTGCTGATTGGTGGTCCCTGGGtgtcttgcttttctctctggcAACTGGGAAG TTCCCAGTGGCtgcagagagagatcatgtggCCATGCTGGCAAGTGTGACCCACTATGGTTCTGAGATCCCAGCTTCTCTTAACCAGGGGCTCTCACTCCTGCTCCATGAG ctcttaTGCCAGAATCCCCTCCAGCGTCTGCGTTACTTGCATCACTTCCAGGTCCACCCTTTCTTTCGGGGTGTGGCCTTTGACCCAGAGCTCCTACAGAAGCAGCCAGCGAACTTTGTCATGAAGGCGCAAGCTACTCAGCCCAGTCCATCGGAGTCCATGATTTTCAAGGATTTTGACTGTAACCTGGAGTCCTACCTGGTCTATCCCAGCCTTGCTTGA
- the KIAA0100 gene encoding protein KIAA0100 homolog isoform X12 has protein sequence MGFFFPGRSVEDDEVGDEEDKSKLVTTGIPVVKPRQLIATDDAAPLGAGKGVAQGLNRSSGVRRSFRKVPEHPVDDIDKMKERAAMNNSFIYIKIPQVPLCVSYKGEKNSVDWGDLNLVLPCLEYHNNTWTWLDFAMAVKRDSRKALVAQQGDSIRGPWVRGWKSLWSGVGTTRSGVEELWGLRGHQYLHQESLEPARLLTEKPLSEWPVPQFVNLFLPEFPIRPLRGHHQLKILGLVAKGSFGTVLKVLDCGQKAVFAVKVVPKVKVLQRDILRQCKEEVSIQRQINHPFVHCLGDSWQGKRHLFIMCSYCSTDLYSLWSSVGCFAEASIRLFAAELVLVLCYLHDLGIIHRDVKMENILLDERGHLKLTDFGLSRRLPQGTQAYTICGTLQYMAPEVLSGGPYNHAADWWSLGVLLFSLATGKFPVAAERDHVAMLASVTHYGSEIPASLNQGLSLLLHELLCQNPLQRLRYLHHFQVHPFFRGVAFDPELLQKQPANFVMKAQATQPSPSESMIFKDFDCNLESYLVYPSLA, from the exons ATGGGCTTTTTCTTTCCTGGCCGAAGTGTGGAAGATGATGAGGTTGGAGATGAAGAAGATAAGTCCAAACTGGTGACTACTG GGATACCAGTGGTGAAGCCTCGGCAGCTGATTGCAACAGATGATGCGGCACCACTGGGCGCTGGGAAGGGTGTGGCACAAGGCTTAAATCGGAGTTCTGGCGTCAGGAGGTCATTTCGGAAAGTACCTGAG CACCCTGTGGATGATATTGACAAGATGAAAGAGCGAGCTGCCATGAACAACTCGTTCATCTACATAAAGATTCCACAGGTTCCTCTGTGCGTCAGCTAcaag GGTGAGAAGAACAGTGTGGATTGGGGTGACCTTAACCTGGTGCTGCCCTGTCTGGAGTACCACAACAACACCTGGACATGGCTTGACTTTGCCATGGCTGTCAAGCGGGACAGCCGCAAAGCCCTGGTTGCCCAG CAGGGTGACAGCATCCGGGGTCCCTGGGTCCGAGGCTGGAAGAGCCTCTGGTCAGGTGTGGGGACTACCAGGTCAGGTGTGGAAGAGCTGTGGGGACTACGGGGGCATCAATACCTACACCAGGAGTCCTTGGAACCGGCCCGGTTGCTAACAGAGAAGCCTCTGTCTGAGTGGCCAGTACCTCAGTTCGTCAACCTTTTTCTGCCGGAATTTCCCATTAGGCCCCTCAGGGGGCATCACCAGCTGAAG ATTTTAGGCCTTGTGGCTAAAGGCTCCTTCGGAACAGTCCTCAAGGTGCTAGACTGTGGCCAGAAAGCAGTATTTGCAGTGAAG GTGGTGCCCAAGGTAAAGGTCCTACAGAGGGACATCCTGAGGCAGTGCAAAGAGGAGGTTAGTATCCAG CGACAGATCAACCATCCTTTTGTACACTGTTTGGGGGACAGCTGGCAGGGAAAACGGCACCTCTTCATTA TGTGCAGCTACTGCAGTACAGATCTGTActccctgtggtcctctgttgGCTGCTTTGCTGAGGCTTCCATCCGCCTCTTTGCTGCTGAACTGGTTCTGGTGCTGT GCTATCTCCATGATTTGGGCATCATCCATCGGGATGTGAAG ATGGAGAATATCCTTCTGGATGAACGAG GCCATCTGAAACTGACAGACTTTGGTCTGTCCCGCCGCCTGCCCCAGGGAACCCAAGCCTATACTATCTGTGGCACTCTTCAGTACATGG CACCAGAGGTCCTGAGTGGAGGGCCTTACAACCACGCTGCTGATTGGTGGTCCCTGGGtgtcttgcttttctctctggcAACTGGGAAG TTCCCAGTGGCtgcagagagagatcatgtggCCATGCTGGCAAGTGTGACCCACTATGGTTCTGAGATCCCAGCTTCTCTTAACCAGGGGCTCTCACTCCTGCTCCATGAG ctcttaTGCCAGAATCCCCTCCAGCGTCTGCGTTACTTGCATCACTTCCAGGTCCACCCTTTCTTTCGGGGTGTGGCCTTTGACCCAGAGCTCCTACAGAAGCAGCCAGCGAACTTTGTCATGAAGGCGCAAGCTACTCAGCCCAGTCCATCGGAGTCCATGATTTTCAAGGATTTTGACTGTAACCTGGAGTCCTACCTGGTCTATCCCAGCCTTGCTTGA
- the KIAA0100 gene encoding protein KIAA0100 homolog isoform X13, which translates to MGTVSCRQGQHAPVATSHKGDSIRGPWVRGWKSLWSGVGTTRSGVEELWGLRGHQYLHQESLEPARLLTEKPLSEWPVPQFVNLFLPEFPIRPLRGHHQLKILGLVAKGSFGTVLKVLDCGQKAVFAVKVVPKVKVLQRDILRQCKEEVSIQRQINHPFVHCLGDSWQGKRHLFIMCSYCSTDLYSLWSSVGCFAEASIRLFAAELVLVLCYLHDLGIIHRDVKMENILLDERGHLKLTDFGLSRRLPQGTQAYTICGTLQYMAPEVLSGGPYNHAADWWSLGVLLFSLATGKFPVAAERDHVAMLASVTHYGSEIPASLNQGLSLLLHELLCQNPLQRLRYLHHFQVHPFFRGVAFDPELLQKQPANFVMKAQATQPSPSESMIFKDFDCNLESYLVYPSLA; encoded by the exons ATGGGAACAGTGAGCTGTCGGCAGGGGCAACATGCCCCGGTGGCTACTTCTCATAAG GGTGACAGCATCCGGGGTCCCTGGGTCCGAGGCTGGAAGAGCCTCTGGTCAGGTGTGGGGACTACCAGGTCAGGTGTGGAAGAGCTGTGGGGACTACGGGGGCATCAATACCTACACCAGGAGTCCTTGGAACCGGCCCGGTTGCTAACAGAGAAGCCTCTGTCTGAGTGGCCAGTACCTCAGTTCGTCAACCTTTTTCTGCCGGAATTTCCCATTAGGCCCCTCAGGGGGCATCACCAGCTGAAG ATTTTAGGCCTTGTGGCTAAAGGCTCCTTCGGAACAGTCCTCAAGGTGCTAGACTGTGGCCAGAAAGCAGTATTTGCAGTGAAG GTGGTGCCCAAGGTAAAGGTCCTACAGAGGGACATCCTGAGGCAGTGCAAAGAGGAGGTTAGTATCCAG CGACAGATCAACCATCCTTTTGTACACTGTTTGGGGGACAGCTGGCAGGGAAAACGGCACCTCTTCATTA TGTGCAGCTACTGCAGTACAGATCTGTActccctgtggtcctctgttgGCTGCTTTGCTGAGGCTTCCATCCGCCTCTTTGCTGCTGAACTGGTTCTGGTGCTGT GCTATCTCCATGATTTGGGCATCATCCATCGGGATGTGAAG ATGGAGAATATCCTTCTGGATGAACGAG GCCATCTGAAACTGACAGACTTTGGTCTGTCCCGCCGCCTGCCCCAGGGAACCCAAGCCTATACTATCTGTGGCACTCTTCAGTACATGG CACCAGAGGTCCTGAGTGGAGGGCCTTACAACCACGCTGCTGATTGGTGGTCCCTGGGtgtcttgcttttctctctggcAACTGGGAAG TTCCCAGTGGCtgcagagagagatcatgtggCCATGCTGGCAAGTGTGACCCACTATGGTTCTGAGATCCCAGCTTCTCTTAACCAGGGGCTCTCACTCCTGCTCCATGAG ctcttaTGCCAGAATCCCCTCCAGCGTCTGCGTTACTTGCATCACTTCCAGGTCCACCCTTTCTTTCGGGGTGTGGCCTTTGACCCAGAGCTCCTACAGAAGCAGCCAGCGAACTTTGTCATGAAGGCGCAAGCTACTCAGCCCAGTCCATCGGAGTCCATGATTTTCAAGGATTTTGACTGTAACCTGGAGTCCTACCTGGTCTATCCCAGCCTTGCTTGA